aatctcgagaacacaaaCCGCCATagcaagttttacctcttgttgaagatcgaaaccgatgcagctcaacccgaaagcaagaactcgtcgaaataaaactaaagcaaaaagggtggcgatgcgccgaaattgtattgaacgtgtcaATTATccattacatagggctcggggtctatttatacccgagaattataagatatgtccatattggacacgactcttatccctaacaaactctaatataccataagtctttacggcagacttttgcccacatttatctctaaggaatttacataaatatcctaattaatagatacaattgccttcccaggactctatccatgcgtggcaatcatcttgaagcacatcaattCGAACTTGATGTCGTACACAAGTCGtattatcggaatcggctgtatcacttaacccaATCTGACTCAGACCTAGCCGAtcccaatcgtagccgatccggactctagccgattcttactctgtttccgcaacAACCCTTATCTTCGACCCCGCTTCGACcccatcttcatctccgatgctgatattaccaaatttggtcgttaacacaacTGAATGTGTTTTTTATGCTacatactttttaaaaaataaaaataaaactgtaTCAAAAagctttttttatgaaaaaatactTATGAATCCTAGTTTTTTTCTCGGATACGTAGGATGAAGCTTATCATTGCATtaatagaagaagaaaaaagacgTCAAACACGCCAAAGAAtagcaagtactccctccatcccataatataaggccgCGCACGCATTTCAAGATTCAACATTTAAAACATTTAACCAACACTTAGTATAAtttgaaatgaattttatttgttaaaaattatatcattatatCGAGATTTAAATTtgctttcatatggttataattttgttactacaaaccttatagtatatgataaaatataagctaaaaattAGTTTTAGAGGCTATGACAACTTTAACCACTCCTTATATTatgaatagagggagtagtacacgAACTTGCGCCATCACACAACAACCCACACACAGCGGTGGAACCAGAAACAAGACCTGGTAAGGGTCCATTAATAAGGAGAACCCATTAGCCCCTGCCAAACTCTACACCATTAGATGAAAGTCCAACGGTCAAGATCAGTTTCTACAGTAATACACTACACCATCTGAAGTGTCATACATAAGATTACTGTTTATACAGTAATCTACTGACTAGCTGCAGACTAATATAGCTACAGACTCAAGACAGACACTGTTACAGCAGAGGATATGCATTTATCACAATACTAACAAAAAGAGCAAATGTAAGGACCACCATTAAAACAACACAAGCAAGAATTATTCATCATATTCTTGTAAATTATGTCACTATGGATAAACCAGTTTAAAGAAATTACTCATAATAAATTCTTAAGTAAgactttgttttatattataagtcgctttgaatttttttcctaaGACTGTTCAGGTAatgtcattttaaaccatatCATTTACATATCTTACCAAAACTTGGAAATactgtcaacttgtcaaaattttagcaatgccaGTTGCTAAATTTTAGAAAGATTTATTTAGGCAGTAATCTGAACCCActagtcaatttttttatgtttgtctAAGTTTGTAAAAGAATTAATATagaacatcaaattagtttctttaaatctaccattgaatatattttaataatatgtttattttatgctgaaaatattactataattTTCAATTACTTCCATACTAAAAAGATAGCAGTTTTGCACTGTTTATATACAACCTTTGagtgtccatcttatttgaaattttttatgattagtatttttgttgttattagataataaaacatgagtagtactttatgtgtgtctaattattatttgttttttatcaaataagacggatggtcaaatgttggacatggAAATTCACAAATGCATTTAAAataggacggatgtagtataaacttgatcaaacttaaataatTTTGACTAGAAAATTAGTCAaagcgatttataatatgaaacgaaggaaatATTTCTTATAGAATTTGGGAGTATTTAAGTAATATATAGCATTTTTCTATGGGActagctatatatttgtcgtcaaattttaactaaaaaatttgacagatgtaaatatagtagaatcatgatgtaattatattgtaagttgcatgtaactatagtgttaattatatgtaactttcaaaattCTCTATGTGACATGCTATTTTCGTGAAAACGGTGGTACCGAATCCCCTCACATGTGCGTGAATTGTGAATATTTCCTATTTCCCTTGCAAGAATTTTAAAGCAAATCGAACATTTCAAAATTCCATTGcagttacatataagttatataagttatatgcaaattacaatataattaaaaaataattacactgTGATagtactatatttatatatgtcaaatttttaaatttgtcgATTAATATATAACAAAATCGTTTTTCTATAGTAACGCACACTTCGAGATTTGAGCATTGGCATTTTATcaaatgaaggaaaaaaatcttACGGAATTAGTTTAATTCCAATGAAATCCATCTGAAATTCCAAACACACACTTTGAGAATTGGGCATTTCCTTTAACATTTTATCGATTTTCTCGTCGAAACTCAAAAGCCGAGATATCCTTATCCAAAACCCCTCTCGCTCCCATTTCCGGTGAACCCCGGCCACGATGGCCgccccctccacctccgcctccgccgccgcgccggcctcctccgccttccccctcgccgccgccgcccgcttccCCCgcgtctcctccgcctccgtctcctccAGCACGCGCGCTCTCGCCCTCGCCGAGCGGCGCCGGCTGtccgaggtgggaggcggcgacCGCTCGGTAGCCGCTGGCCGCCGCTCCTTCCACGGCCTCGTTCCCACCCACGTTCTCTCCGCCGGCGATGATGATGCAGGAGGATTCGTATGTGCACTCTTCTTCTCTTGAATTTTCCATGGATACTGCGCTTGTGCGGGTATTAAAGTAGTCGGCGTGTTCGATGAAATGTGAATGTGAGTGTCCACTTGTTGGCGTGTGATCAAATTTATCTTAGCGAGCTGTGATCCCATGACAGTGTACTTTGGTTGGTTTTCCTCGGTGGAAATGTTCAAAATCCTAGAATCGCCTTGGCCGTGCATCTCCTCTAGTGAATGGCcctggccttttttttttttttttgaagacaaTTTGATAAATTAACGTTTTAATACGGAATGACATAATGTGTGCAGATATTAAGCAACTTGACAGTTGACATGTGGTTGTGTGTTAGTTTTGGAATCACAACTGTAGTCAGTTAAGAGATTTGGTCCTGTCCTTTATTTTGGTGATGGATCTAAGATTATGCCATTGTGGTAGGCTTGATGTATTTTAACTCTGTAGCAAGTGCTTAATTACTATTTCTGCAGAATTTTGTTGTGGGTCATGGATAATCAGTATAGATGCACTCGGTTATAAAATGGTaatgatattttctttaataCAGATGCAATCTCTTAGATGGGAGCTAAGTTCTAGGGTGCATCGTTCACACGAAAAGTTTGTGGCTTCAGCCCATGTTTTTGCCAAGAAGGGTCTCGCTACCAAGGGCATGGATATTCTTACTGCTCTAGAGAGGTATAAGTATGATATTCGCAAGTCTTGGCTAGTTTTTGTAGGTATTTAAATTGGTCTGTATATCATGTTTTATCTATTAATAGGACCATAGTAGTATTCTGGAGTGGCAAGAAGCCTAGAATGCTTGTCTGGAGTTTTCCTGTACTTGTGTTAGAGCAGCACCTAAACCTGACAAACCTTTTGCCAGCCATCATCCTTATGCTATCACTCTTCTGTTAAATTTGATTAGTGTTTCACTGCCAGGAGTGAATTCATTAAAGATGTATACTCATGTCTAGGCATGTTCTTGAACTTGTATGGGTGCTTTCACTAACATAAAGTTGATTATTTCACTCATCTATCTTTTCAAATCCAATTGTAACTTTTTCACCATGTTTCaatttcaaaatcaatcttattTGGGATTTGTTTCCTTATTGCTAAGGAAGGCAGAGTATCAAGAGAGAAGCAGATATTTTTCATCCAGCAAAAAAAGAAGGTAAGTTCCTTCTGTAAGTTGTTCATGTTCTCATGTAATTGAGCCAGTATAACATCCTTATTGTTTGGATTGTGATGGCCATTAAATAATGTAACTTTCCTATTTCATTGATAATGTGATTTCATAGTTAAAAGTGTGGAAGTTAGGCACTGCACATATAAGCAGGTCTCATTCTTAAGGTTGGATAATTATCAACACATGGATAATGGCTGTTATTTATCGTACTACTTGGTTGTAGTTTGTGGCTTTTTTGCATTAGCTTAGGTTCTTTTCTTTAGGTTATGTTATTGTTGCAGTTGCACCATAGTTCAGTGCTTGCTATGGAGCTGATTCTATTAATGACTTCATCTTTCTCTTGCGTGATActttaatataaaaattttcatgGATAATGTGTACTTGCTAAATTATGTGcgagaaagagaaaaggtagaagTTGGAGAATGATGTTTGTTTAGTCaactaaaaatatatgaatcTCTCTTATGTATAGTCTTCTTGGTGTTAAATTATCTGcttaaaataaaatgttatgaGTTGTTATGAAAATTATTAGGTAAATAAAATGTTATGAGGTGTGTATGAAAATTACTAGCTTCCATATACTGTCCACTTTTCAGTGGTATATAAGGGATCGTACAAATTTTTagtggtatataagggattctctcatAAAATTACTCTGTAAGCATGTTTTTCAGTTATGATAAATGAAACTTGGGGCTTCTTCTCCCTCTTGTTTTTTGAAAGACAAACTTCACCATCCAGTTGCGAACAAAGTTGTTCTGATATATGTCTGTACAATGTGCCTTTTTTCACCAGAAGCGTTTGGCACGAAGAGATGCAGCAAATTGCTGCTGCAACTTGGTGCACTTCCATGTTGCACTATGGCATGGTTAAGTTTTGCACAAACAGCACAGGCTAGTGAAGGAACAAATTTAAACATGGTTTATGAGGTTGGGGAACTATTCGAGCTTGGAATTCAGTTGTCTTATCTTCTCATACTACTTGGTCTGCTTGGAGCTGGTACATTTTTCGTCATCCGTCAGGTTCTTGTCCGCCGAGAGCTTGA
The sequence above is drawn from the Oryza glaberrima chromosome 10, OglaRS2, whole genome shotgun sequence genome and encodes:
- the LOC127786369 gene encoding tetratricopeptide repeat domain-containing protein PYG7, chloroplastic, which produces MAAPSTSASAAAPASSAFPLAAAARFPRVSSASVSSSTRALALAERRRLSEVGGGDRSVAAGRRSFHGLVPTHVLSAGDDDAGGFMQSLRWELSSRVHRSHEKFVASAHVFAKKGLATKGMDILTALERQSIKREADIFHPAKKEEAFGTKRCSKLLLQLGALPCCTMAWLSFAQTAQASEGTNLNMVYEVGELFELGIQLSYLLILLGLLGAGTFFVIRQVLVRRELDLSAKDLQEQVRSGDASATEYFELGAVMLRRKFYPAAIKYLQQAIQKWDRDEQDLAQVYNALGVSYKRDNKLDKAIQQFEKAVELQPGYVTAWNNLGDAYEQKKDLKSALKAFEEVLLFDPNNTVARPRRDDLKQRVGMYKGVPVKSEKR